TACCCTTTGTCAAGGATAGCCATTTGACAAGGAGGCTAATTCCCCCTTATTGAATCAGATGGAGAAGGTTCATGACACTGAGCCATTGGTACTTCTACTTCGATCGCGCGCCTTTACTTTAGGATTTAGATAGCCCCTCTCCCTCTGGTCTGTAAAATAAATCTCTTCTTACCCTGCTAATAGCGCCTGAACCAAATGTATTTATTTTGATTAGGATCCTATCCTATTCTACGGTTACGACTACAATAATCATTATTTACTTTGCGAGGACGTAAGTGTGCCAGACTGCTAAATTGTTTTATTATTCCTACAATATAAACTAGGGGATATAGGGGGTAACACTGTCCCTATaaattccttttttccttttcttttttgtccAGAATTGAACAAAAAAGAAATTATAGAAGATGTTTTCTTCCCCCATTAAGTCCGAGCCATAGAGTAAGAGTGAGATGAGTTTTCCAAATTCATCATAGACTTTCCCTATGGCTTGATAGAAGTAAGAAGCAAAGAGTTGTAACTTAAAGAGTCGTAACTTAAAGAAAAAAACGGACAGGGCTGACAGATTTACCTGATGTAAAGAAGATCCTAAAAGTCTATGATTAGTCGACTCTCTCCATTTAACACTttcctctctctccttttttcCACTGACTCAATGCTAGTTTATTAGATTCTTGTTTAAAAGAATCAAAAAAGTTCAATAGAACTAAGAACACATAAAAAATAGCATAGAGGATCAAGGCCATTACCAAAAGTTCCTCCCAAGGATCCTATCCTATTGGGTATCTGTTCCCTGCCTTTTCCCGCTAGGATTGGAAATCTTATATTTTCCATATACCATTGAATCCTTGGGGTTCCAGAATCCGCCTATTTTACTAGCCTTCGGAAACGGAAAACCATGAACCAAGAAGAGTtgggtatgtttttttttcttaattTTATTTTGAGCTCTCAAGATATCAATACATATACAATCTATACATAATGTCTCTCTCTATATctctatatattatatatatataatatgtacATTATGCAGTAGACCCATAATGGGAAATCAAAGTGGCAAATTTTTGAATTAAATAAAAAGCCCTTTTAACTCAGTGGTAGAGTAATGCCATGGTAAGGCATAAGTCATCGGTTCAAATCCGATAAAGGGCTTTTTAAATTAGTGGTAGAGTAATCTCGTGCTAAGACGTAAGTCATTGGTTCGAATCTGATAGAGTACTTTTCTACTAAATTGATtcgcttttttctttgtttttgaagcTTTCTCTTTAGAGAATTTTATGACTTAGTGCGGGATGAATGCATTTTTGGTCTGAACACTAAATGAAGCACGgaatggaaataaaaaaaaaattggaCTCTTTTTCATCTTATCTTAGATCAATAAAATAACTACCTGTACTGAACTAATCTAGAATCCCTTTTAGTAATCCATTCTTATTCTATACATTTAAAATGAATTTCCCTAAAAGGTAGAGGATGATCCATGAATTAATCTAACCATCAACTAAAAAAATCCTAGATGAAAACATAGCAGAAAAGTTAGAAAAACTCTTTGCTTTGGATCTAGTTATACTTTTCGAGTATATTGACAATTCAAAAAAACTGCTCATACTATGATTATAGTATAATCACGAGCGGTTGTATATGGCCCTATCGTCTAGTGATGCCCCTATCGTCTAGTGGTTCAGGACATCTCTCTTTCAAGGAGGCAGCGGGGATTCGACTTCCCCTGGGGGTAGGGAGTATTATGAAAGGAGGTTAATCATAGATTAGCAAAAACCCTAGAATAAATTCTTCCTGGGTCGATGCCCGAGTGGTTAATGGGGACGGACTGTAAATTCGTTGACAATGTCTACGCTGGTTCAAATCCAGCTCGGCCCAAAAATCTAGGGCTTCGTGAATATGAACTAAATCCTTTTGTTTTTCTCCCATAAAATAAAATGTCTGATCtatagaaataaaagagaaataaaaaaggggATTTTTTTTTCTAATCCATATCTCTCTCATTCCTTTCTTACAAACAAAAGAGTTTTTCTTGTTGAAGGGTGGATTATTATCCATTTTTAGTGATAAAAAATCACGACATACTAGTTATGTCACTCTCACTATACCCACGTATAATATAATATTAATATGTGGGTATGTAGTATATGATTCGTCTATTTCTTAGAGTACGACAGACGAATCGAATCTTCTTATGGTTCTATTTAAGAATGGGTATGCCATACACCCCGCGGGGATTGTAGTTCAATTGGTCAGAGCACCGCCCTGTCAAGGCGGAAGCTGCGGGTTCGAGCCCCGTCAGTCCCGAACTAGGGTTCAATGAATGGAGAAATTCATATTTCCTTTTTCCATGAAAAAAAAGGGGCAGGGAGCAAGATCAAATACCCATAGGGCACCCTTACTtcacttttttattttgcatctcTCATTAAAGAGGGAGGGAAGGAGTATAGGAATTTTTTTCACTACTCCCGATCGATAAAGATAAAGAAAGACACACATACGATATGTGGATTAGTAGAATTTTAGGATATTACTCTATCTTTCTTTATGATGATACCATCCTCATCTTAATTTCCTATTCCACTGTTATGGAATAGAGTACCGGTATTTTACCGGAATCCATACATAAATTGTATTCCCTTTTTATTTCAGACCTCTTTTCCCCATCTCACTTCTACTGCTTATTTGGATGTCTATGTGACCCATAGAAAGTTGCTCATATAATACATACATAATTGTATGTATAACTATAAGAAAAAGGAAGAGAAATTGTATAAGATTAAGAAAGCTCGTGGGTTAGAGATATAgaaaagaaaaagtagaaaaaaaAGGATTAAAAAAGAGGGAATTCCTAATCCAATCAAAAAACCCATTTTGGTCTTAGTATGGATATAGGATCTTCCTATGTTATActatataactctcatccatGAATTGATTTGATAGATCCGATATTCATAATATTGAATTGATTCAGTATTATCAGAATGCAAGCCCTACCCTTGAATTTACAAGATACCCCTTTTTCCTCTCCATGGGATTACATCCCGAGTTattgtgaaaataaaaaataaagaggttATGGAAGTCAATATTCTCGCATTTATTGCTACTGCACTGTTCATTCTAATTCCTACTTCTTTTTTACTTATTATTTATGTAAAAACAGTCAGCCAAAATAATTAAGTGGAATTCCAATTAATCATTGAAGAAATGAAAAAGggattaaataaaaaaaatccaagtCTTAAATGAAAGGATCTGGTTGGAATCTTAAAGTGTGGTAGAAAGAACTACATATAGTTTTTTCTACGACACTTTAGAGTCTTTCTATTATATTATCTTTGAATCTACATAGAATAGATTAGTAGATTGAAATAGTTAAGTAGTCTAATTCAATTTCTTTTTTCATTGCATCCACTTAATTTCAATCAGGTCAAAATAAAAAAATCGAAGACAATTCTTGACCAAAGAATCCAtggaaggaaagaaaaataatataagaATAGACTATAGTAaaaagtaaaaggaaaaaacCAGCGAATCTTTCATGCTTAAATATCccgcgagatgcttcaaaagagaaTAAAAATTATTCTAAGAATAAAGAAAGAGTATAAAACAAATGGAAAATGTGTGATATGCCGTGAATAGTTCCGTGGAAGAAAGTCTAATTTTCTTATGTATAGAACTTTTTTTAACCATTAGTCATTTCTAGTAGAAATTCTTAATTGGTATAATGGCTCTTTCTTACAATACAAGAGTTTCTTACAGGAGTGAAACAAAACTAAAGAAAAAGATTAAAGAATAACGTTTGACAAAATAATTAATGCAAAACGATCAATTAAAAAAAGAATTGATACAACAATTTGATTACTTAATCAATTAGTAGTATCGTATCCCTAGAGTCCACTCCTTCCCCATACTACTAGTGAAAGAGAAAATGTAAAGACTACCATTAAAGCAGCCCAAGCGAGACTTACTATATCCATCTAAATTATGTCTCCTATTTCTATGAAGGGATTATTCTACTATTGATCAATAATCATAGTGGAATCAAGGGTACAGAGTCAAAAAGGGCTTCTGCCCTAAGGCCATGGATCAATCAGTTCAAGGAATTTACTCCtaacaaattcttataggaaTTCTTGTAGAATTAGAGAGCATTAAAAATACGATACTATAAAGCCCTTTTTTCCTTACCTTAAAAAAGAAAGAGTACGGGAATGATGTCCTGAATAGAAGAAGCGGGAATAGGAAGATTTTTTATTCCTTTTGTTACTCTAGTGTATGTAGGTCACATAAGATGTACGATAAAAAAATGTATGATAATTAGGAAGTCTTGATATTCTTTCGTGGAGTCCCTTCTGGAATCTTAGATTGAAAAAGAGAAGAATGCCCCTTAGGGACCTTTCTTTGGATACCAAGATTTCTGACATCTTATCCTCGTATTTAAAAATTCTCAAATCGAATCAATTAAGAaccaattcaaattcatataataAAAGAATAAGGAAACACTACCTCACCCCTATTGATAACCATTTTGGCCACTACCGCCAaaacaaaccctaaccctagtttAAGGATAGAACTATGGTATGGTTTCTCTAAACCCAGTATCGGCAGGCTTAGTTACTCTCTTGCCCGAACTTATGCGAAGTAAAAATTGATTGAATTCGATCAGTACTAGAAAACCTAAGTATTTTATTGATCAGGCGGCACCCAGATTTGAACTGGGGATAAAGGATTTGCAGTCCCCTGCCTTACCGCTTGGCCATGCCGCCAAAAAATCCGATCGAAAATCTAGAAAACAGCAAGTATTCATCCACGTTTTCTTACGAAAAGcccctttcttttattttgaatatAATTAAACTTACTTTTTTCCAATCTTTTTCAAAAAAGATACTCCTGCTTTTTTTGATCCAGTTTCGATTATTCTCCTCGATAGATTCTATCTTAAAACATACATTGCTAACACAATAAAACTTCCCATTTCTTTCTAttgagatgaaaaagaagaaaagtgGATTTCTAGTCACAGGCTGCAAAATTCAGAACAAATTGGAACCATTAACTAGAATTCTCTTTCTTTTTTGAATTGCAGTAGTGAACTACTCTTAAATCGGTATTATCTCCCCCCCTTCAATTTCAATGGCATAATAAAATATTATGGCTTTATGCTTAATCCGTGTATAGGTGAACTTTAGGTCCGAGCAGCATTATTATCCAAAGATCCCCTTTATGTACATATCTCTATGGGGAATCGTGCTTTAATTTTTCAaagtattaaattaaatatcttgaataaaaaaaggaaatttgCTCTGATATTAGAGTATAACCTGACTATCTTGGCCTACCCAAGTGAAATTACGATAAAAGAAAAGCATGGATATGGGGAGAGGTGGATAATTAGATTGGCATGTACTTAAAAAAGGGACTTACTTTATTTTAGAATTCCACAATGAAATACTTAATTTTCTAGCAATTATACTACTCCGATCCGAAATAAAAAAGAACCCTCAAATTATTTTTAGAAATTAAAGTAAGCACGCTATTCTAAATCGAAGTAAAGTAAAACTTTCTAGTGTATTATATTACGGCTTTATTACATTCATAGAAAGGGGATAAAATGAGAAATCTTTGCCATTCAATCTGATTAGAATATTATAAAGTATAAGTGGCATAATTTTTTTTGTAGGAATATTTTAGCAattcattttcatttcatttgTACCCCTGGTAAACTAGAATTTTCGTCGAAATGGTCTCTATTCATATGTATGAAATACATATATGAAATACGTATGTGGAGTTCCCTAGAATTTCATGTGATTCAGTAAACAGAATATAGATTCCATGATTGCTAGATCAATCCGTAGGGATTGATGAAGAGTGAGCTGATAATGGAATTTTTCTTTGATAAACAGGAAACTTAAGATTAAGATGCTCCGGAATGGAAACGAGGGAATGTCCACAATACCCGGATTTAGTCAGATCCAATTCGAGGGATTTTTTAGGTTCATTAATCAAGCCTTGGCAGAAGAACTTGACAAGTTTCCAACAATTAAAGATCCAGATCACGAAATTGCATTTCAATTATTTGCGAAAGGATATCAATTGCTAGAACCCTCGATAAAAGAAAGAGATGCTGTGTATGAATCACTCACCTATTCTTCCGAATTATATGTATCTGCGAGATTAATTTTTGGTTTCGATGTGCAAAAGCAAACCATTTCTATCGGAAACATTCCTATAATGAATTCCTTAGGAACCTTTATTATAAATGGAATATACCGAATTGTGATCAATCAAATATTGCTAAGTCCTGGTATTTACTACCGCTCGGAATTAGATCATAAGGGAATTTCTATCTACACCGGGACTATAATATCAGATTGGGGAGGGAGATCGGAAttagcaattgataaaaaagAAAGGATATGGGCTCGCGTgagtagaaaacaaaagataTCTATTCTAGTTCTATCATCAGCTATGGGTTCGAATCTAAGAGAAATTCTAGATAATGTTTCCTACCCTGAAATTTTCTTGTCTTTCCCGaatgctaaggagaagaagaggattgAGTCAAAAGAAAAAGCTATTTTGGAGTTTTATCAACAATTTGCTTGTGTAGGTGGGGACCTGGTATTTTCGGAGTCCTTATGCGAGGAATTACAAAAGAAATTTTTTCAACAAAAATGTGAATTAGGAAGGATTGGTCGACGAAATATGAATCGGAGACTTAATCTTGATATACCTCAGAACAATACATTCTTGTTACCACGAGATGTATTGGCCGCTACGGATCATTTGATTGGAATGAAATTTGGAACGGGTATACTTGACGATGACGATATGAATCACTTGAAAAATAAACGTATTCGTTCGGTTGCGGATCTGTTACAAGATCAATTCGGATTGGCTCTTGGTCGTTTACAACATGCAGTTCAAAAAACTATTCGTAGAGTATTCATACGTCAATCGAAACCGACTCCCCAAACTTTGGTAACTCCAACTTCAACTTCAATTTTATTAATAACTACTTATGAGACCTTTTTTGGCACATACCCATTATCTCAAGTTTTTGATCAAACGAATCCATTGACACAAACTGTTCATGGGCGAAAAGTGAGTTGTTTAGGTCCTGGAGGGTTGACGGGGAGAACCGCAAGTTTTCGGAGCCGAGATATTCATCCGAGTCACTATGGGCGTATTTGTCCAATTGACACGTCTGAAGGAATCAATGTTGGACTTACTGGATCCTTAGCAATTCATGCGAGAATTGATCACTTGTGGGGATCTATAGAGAGTCCGTTTTATGAAATATCTGctgagaaagcaaaagaaaaaaaagagagacagGTGGTTTATCTATCACCAAATAGAGATGAGTATTATATGATAGCAGCAGGAAATTCTTTGTCCTTGAATCAAGGTATTCAGGAAGAACAGGTTGTTCCAGCTAGATACCGCCAAGAATTCTTGACTATTGCATGGGAACAGATTCATGTTAGAAGTATTTTTCCTTTCCAATATTTTTCTATTGGGGGTTCTCTCATTCCTTTTATTGAGCACAATGATGCGAATCGGGCTTTAATGAGTTCTAATATGCAGCGCCAAGCAGTTCCACTTTCTCGGTCCGAGAAATGCATTGTTGGAACTGGATTGGAACGCCAAACAGCTCTAGATTCGAGGGTTTCCGTTATAGCCGAACGCGAGGGAAAGATCATTTCTACTGATAGTCATAAGATACTTTTATCAAGTAGTGGGAAGACTATAAGTATTCCTTTAGTTAACCACCGTCGCTCTAACAAAAATACTTGTATGCACCAAAAACCTCGGGTTCCACGGGGTAAATCCATTAAAAAAGGACAAATTTTAGCAGAAGGAGCTGCTACAGTTGGGGGGGAACTTGCTTTAGGAAAAAACGTATTAGTAGCTTATATGCCATGGGAAGGTTACAATTTTGAAGACGCAGTACTAATTAGCGAACGTTTGGTATATGAGGATATTTATACCTCTTTTCACATCCGGAAATATGAAATTCAGACGGATACGACAAGCCAGGGCTCCGCTGAAAAAATCACTAAAGAAATACCACATCTAGAAGAACATTTACTCCGCAATTTGGACAAAAATGGAGTTGTTAGGTTGGGATCCTGGGTAGAAACTGGTGATATTTTAGTAGGTAAATTAACGCCTCAGATAGCGAGCGAATCATCATATATCGCAGAAGCTGGATTATTACGGGCCATATTCGGCCTTGAGGTTTCCACTTCAAAAGAAACTTCTCTGAAATTACCTATAGGTGGAAGAGGGCGCGTTATCGATGTGAAATGGATCCAAAGGGACCCCCTCGACATAATGGTTCGTGTATATATTTTACAGAAACGTGAAATCAAAGTTGGGGATAAAGTAGCCGGAAGACATGGGAATAAAGGGATCATTTCCAAAATTTTGCCTAGGCAAGATATGCCCTATTTGCAAGATGGAACACCCGTTGATATGGTCTTCAATCCCTTAGGAGTACCCTCCCGAATGAATGTGGGACAAATATTTGAAAGCTCGCTCGGATTAGCGGGGGATCTGCTAAAGAAACATTATAGAATAGCACCCTTTGATGAGAGATATGAGCAAGAGGCTTCAAGAAAACTTGTGTTTTCAGAATTATATGAAGCCagtaaagaaacaaaaaatcCATGGGTATTTGAACCCGAGTACCCGGGAAAAAGCAGAATATTTGATGGAAGAACAGGCGACCCCTTTGAGCAACCTGTTCTAATAGGGAAGTCCTATATCTTAAAATTAATTCATCAAGTTGATGAGAAAATTCATGGGCGTTCTACTGGGCCCTACTCACTTGTTACACAACAACCGGTTAGAGGAAGAGCCAAGCAAGGGGGACAACGAGTAGGAGAAATGGAAGTTTGGGCTTTAGAAGGATTTGGTGTTGCTCATATTTTACAAGAGATACTTACTTATAAATCTGACCATCTTATAGCTCGCCAAGAAATACTTAATGCTACGATCTGGGGAAAAAGAATACCTAATCATGAGGATCCTCCAGAATCTTTTCGAGTGCTCGTTCGAGAACTACGATCTTTGGCTCTAGAACTGAATCATTTCCTTGTATCTGAAAAGAACTTCCAGGTTAATAGGGAGGAAGTTTGATCGGAATAAATATAAATTCTTTTCTTATTTCTATTTTATGATTGACCAATATAAACATCAACAACTTCAAATTGGACTCGTTTCCCCTCAACAAATAAAGGCTTGGGCTAACAAAAACCTACCTAATGGAGAAGCCGTTGGCGAAGTCACAAGGCCCTCTACTTTTCATTATAAAACCGATAAACCAGAAAAAGATGGATTGTTTTGCGAAAGAATCTTTGGACCCATAAAAAGCGGGATTTGCGGTTGTGGCAATTCTCGAGCGAGCGGAGCTGAAAACGAAGACGAAAGATTTTGCCAAAAATGCGGGGTAGAATTTGTGGATTCTCGGATACGAAGATATCAAATGGGATACATCAAACTCGCATGTCCCGTGACTCATGTGTGGTATTTGAAAGGTCTTCCTAGTTATATCGCGAATCTTTTAGATAAACCTCTTAAGAAGTTGGAGGGCCTAGTATACGGCGATTTCTCTTTTGCTAGGCCCAGCACTAAAAAACCCACTTTTTTACGATTACGAGGTTTATTCGAAGAGGAAATTGCATCCTGTAACCACAGcatttctccctttttttctacCCCAGGCTTTGCAACATTTCGAAATCGGGAAATTGCGACAGGAGCAGGTGCTATTAGAGAACAATTAGCAGATTTGGATTTGCGAATTATTATAGAGAATTCTTTGGTCGAATGGAAGGAATTAGAAGACGAGGGGTATAGTGGAGATGAGTGGGAAGATAGAAAAAGACGAATAAGAAAAGTTTTTTTGATTAGACGCATGCAATTGGCgaaacattttattcaaacaaaTGTAGAACCAGAATGGATGGTTTTGTGCTTATTACCGGTTCTTCCTCCCGAATTGAGACCTATTGTTTATAGGTCTGGAGATAAAGTAGTGACTTCAGACATTAATGAACTTTATAAGAGAGTTATCCGTCGGAACAACAATCTTGCCTATCTATTAAAAAGAAGTGAATTAGCGCCAGCAGATTTAGTAATGTGCCAGGAAAAATTGGTACAAGAAGCCGTGGATACACTTCTTGATAGTGGGTCCCGCGGGCAACCGACGAGGGATGGTCACAATAAAGTATACAAATCACTTTCAGATGTAATTGAAGGTAAAGAGGGAAGGTTTCGCGAGACTCTGCTTGGGAAACGGGTCGATTACTCGGGGCGTTCTGTCATTGTTGTGGGTCCTTCGCTTTCATTACATCAATGTGGATTACCTCTAGAGATAGCAATAAAGCTTTTTCAGCTATTTGTAATTCGCGATTTAATCACGAAACGCGCCACTTCTAATGTCAGGATTGCTAAAAGGAAAATTTGGGAAAAGGAACCCATTGTATGGGAAATACTTCAAGAAGTTATGCGGGGACATCCTGTACTGTTAAATAGAGCACCTACTCTGCATAGATTAGGCATACAGGCCTTTCAACCCACTTTAGTAGAGGGGCGTACTATTTCTTTACACCCATTAGTGTGTAAGGGTTTCAATGCAGACTTTGATGGAGATCAAATGGCTGTTCATCTACCTTTATCCTTGGAAGCTCAGGCGGAAGCCCGTTTACTTATGTTTTCTCATATGAATCTCTTATCTCCTGCTATTGGGGATCCTATTTGCGTACCAACCCAAGACATGCTTATCGGGCTTTATGTATTAACAATTGGAAAGCGTCGAGGTATTTGTGCAAATAGATATAATAGTTTCAGAAACTATCCAAATTTAAAAGTCAATTACAATAATAATAATTCTAAGTATAGGAAAGATAAAGAACCCCATTTTTCTAGTTCTTATGATGCACTGGGAGCTTATAGACAAAAACTAATCAGTTTAGATAGTCCCTTGTGGCTACGATGGAACCTGGATCAACGCGTCATTGGGTCAAGAGAAGTTCCGATTGAAATTCAATATGAATCTTTGGGGACTTATCATGAGATTTATGCTCACTATCTAATAAtgggaaatagaaaaaaagaaattCGTTCGATATACATTCGAACCACTCTTGGTCATATTTCTTTTTATAGAGAAATAGAGGAAGCCGTACAAGGATTTAGTCAGGCCTATTCATACACTACCTAAACAAGAAAGTTAGATTCGGCGATGCCCCTCCCCTTTGCTTTCGGGGGGCATTCCGATTTCCCTAGTATCATCATTATTTGCCACGCGAATCCAGATTGAGATTGAGGCAATTAAGTTAATTAAATTTTCGAATCACTGACTCAGGCCCATTGTCGAATCCTACTCAGCAATTGTCGAATCCTACTCAGCCGAAAAGGGGGTACTTATGTATGGCGGAACGGGCCAATCTGGTCTTTCATAATAAAGAGATAGACGGAACTGGTATGAAACGACTTATTAGCAGattaatagatcattttggaatGGGATATACATCCCATATACTGGATCAACTAAAGACTCTGGGCTTCTATCAAGCCACTACTACATCGATTTCGTTAGGAATCGAGG
This genomic stretch from Hordeum vulgare subsp. vulgare unplaced genomic scaffold, MorexV3_pseudomolecules_assembly, whole genome shotgun sequence harbors:
- the LOC123422790 gene encoding DNA-directed RNA polymerase subunit beta, with protein sequence MLRNGNEGMSTIPGFSQIQFEGFFRFINQALAEELDKFPTIKDPDHEIAFQLFAKGYQLLEPSIKERDAVYESLTYSSELYVSARLIFGFDVQKQTISIGNIPIMNSLGTFIINGIYRIVINQILLSPGIYYRSELDHKGISIYTGTIISDWGGRSELAIDKKERIWARVSRKQKISILVLSSAMGSNLREILDNVSYPEIFLSFPNAKEKKRIESKEKAILEFYQQFACVGGDLVFSESLCEELQKKFFQQKCELGRIGRRNMNRRLNLDIPQNNTFLLPRDVLAATDHLIGMKFGTGILDDDDMNHLKNKRIRSVADLLQDQFGLALGRLQHAVQKTIRRVFIRQSKPTPQTLVTPTSTSILLITTYETFFGTYPLSQVFDQTNPLTQTVHGRKVSCLGPGGLTGRTASFRSRDIHPSHYGRICPIDTSEGINVGLTGSLAIHARIDHLWGSIESPFYEISAEKAKEKKERQVVYLSPNRDEYYMIAAGNSLSLNQGIQEEQVVPARYRQEFLTIAWEQIHVRSIFPFQYFSIGGSLIPFIEHNDANRALMSSNMQRQAVPLSRSEKCIVGTGLERQTALDSRVSVIAEREGKIISTDSHKILLSSSGKTISIPLVNHRRSNKNTCMHQKPRVPRGKSIKKGQILAEGAATVGGELALGKNVLVAYMPWEGYNFEDAVLISERLVYEDIYTSFHIRKYEIQTDTTSQGSAEKITKEIPHLEEHLLRNLDKNGVVRLGSWVETGDILVGKLTPQIASESSYIAEAGLLRAIFGLEVSTSKETSLKLPIGGRGRVIDVKWIQRDPLDIMVRVYILQKREIKVGDKVAGRHGNKGIISKILPRQDMPYLQDGTPVDMVFNPLGVPSRMNVGQIFESSLGLAGDLLKKHYRIAPFDERYEQEASRKLVFSELYEASKETKNPWVFEPEYPGKSRIFDGRTGDPFEQPVLIGKSYILKLIHQVDEKIHGRSTGPYSLVTQQPVRGRAKQGGQRVGEMEVWALEGFGVAHILQEILTYKSDHLIARQEILNATIWGKRIPNHEDPPESFRVLVRELRSLALELNHFLVSEKNFQVNREEV